In the genome of Paenibacillus pabuli, the window TTCACACCACAGAACCGTACTGTTATCTCCTGCTCTGTATTGTGTCCAGCTCGCTACCAGCGTACCGATTGCACCGCTCTTCATGCGAAGCAGGCATGTTGCGTTATCGTCCACTTTGGTGTTTTCTTTGTGCAATGTGCTGATAAAACCAGCAACTTCGGACACTTCATCATTCAGCAAATAACGGATAAAGTCCGATTTGTGCACGCCCAGGTCACCCATGGCACCCATAATCGCTTCTTCTTTGCGGAAGAACCAGCTCCCTGCACCGTCGACGCTCCAGCCTTCCGGACCCGGATGACCAAAGGAAGTACGGAAATTCAGGACTTTGCCGAGTTTGCCGGAGTCGAGAATTTCTTTGGCTTTCACGTGTGGAGGCATCAAACGCTGGTTGTGTCCAACCATCAGATACACACCGTTTTTCTTGGCCGCTTCGATCATTTGCTCGCCTTCTTCGGTTGTCACAGCCATCGGTTTTTCCACCAGTACATGTTTACCGGCATTTGCAGCAGCAATGGCCATCGAAGCATGCAGATAGTTCGGCGTACATACGCTGACTGCATCCACTTCTTCGCTTGCAAGCAGTTCTTCATAGTTGGAGTAAGCTTTACCGCCGTAAGTTTCGGCCATCTTCTCCGCACGCTCCACGATCGGATCGGCAAAAGCGACAAGTTCTACGTTCTCATTGGCTGCGTACTCTGGAATATGTCTGCGCTCGGCAATGGCACCACAGCCGAATACAGCAACTTTAATTTTACTCATGTACAAATTTCTCCTTTAACAAATAGATTTACATTTTACATCATTCGTTTCTTATCGCTCACCGGTGCAAGATGCTCGGATTAAAATTGGTTCAGGTAGTTTTCTTTCAGCCAGTTATGGCTGTTGGCTACGCTTTCAAGCGGTGGATTCTGGCAAACGTCCTGTTCCACGATCAGCCATTCTACCCCTGCACTTGTAGCCGCTTCAATAACAGCTGGCAGATTAACGGAACCTTGTCCCAGTTCCAATGTCTTCATCTGGCCCTGTTCATCTTTGCTGAAGTCTTTCAAGTGAAGCAGCGGCAGACGGCCTGCATATTTATTGATGTACTCAATCGGATTTTGTCCGGCAAATTGTACCCAACATACGTCCATTTCCACTTGAACCGCTTCAGGTGTCGTTTGAGCAAACATCGCATCAAAGGCATTTTCGTCGCCAACCTGACCGTGGAATTCGAAATCATGGTTATGATAACCGAAGATCAGACCTTGTTTAGTCGCTTCTGCACCATATTGCTGCAATTCGTTGAACAGTTTGGTCCAGCCTTCTGCATTCTCTGGACGATCTTCAGGCATCAGGTAAGGGCAAATCATATATTGAGCCCCAATCGTTTTGAGGTAGTCGATTTGTTGTTGCAAGTCTTCACGCATGGCATGCAATGAAACGTGGCTGCTAAAACCTTTTAGTCCAAGCTCATCCAACAGCGCTTTCATTTCTTCGGCAGGAATGTCACCATATCCGGCAAATTCGACACCTTCATAACCAAGTTCTGCTACCTTGCGCAACGTTCCACGGAAATCTGCTGCCGTTTCATCACGGAGTGTAAACAGTTGCAAACCAATATTAAGTTTTTTCATAATAGATGCACCTCTGCTCTCAAATTTGCTTTCATTGCTCTATCTGGTATCATCCTAACGCAAAACAGGCTAGAATGAACATATACAATATCGTCAGAACATGAACTATCTGATCAAATTTTTAAATTTGGAGGATACATCTTTTGGAAACCTCAGTACTGATCTGTGACTATTCCTATCACTACAAGGCGTTTAACCACAATATGAAGGGTGAGTTGCAAACGTATCTGTTCCGTCTGCAAACCGAAGGCTCTTGCAAGGTATATGTACAGGATGAAGAATTTAAGATGACTGGCGGTGACCTGCTCCTGCTCAAACCCGGAGATGACTATTATCTCGTAGTTGAAGAACCTCATAAGGAGGGCAGGTTGTCCAGCGGGGACTATTACTTGTTCTGTGAAGGAGACTGGATCGACAGCTGGTGGAAACGCCATCATCGCTCCACCGTGAGTCATATTGGACTGGACGATAAATTAATCAGTCTTTGGCGCAATATGCTCCT includes:
- a CDS encoding Gfo/Idh/MocA family protein; amino-acid sequence: MSKIKVAVFGCGAIAERRHIPEYAANENVELVAFADPIVERAEKMAETYGGKAYSNYEELLASEEVDAVSVCTPNYLHASMAIAAANAGKHVLVEKPMAVTTEEGEQMIEAAKKNGVYLMVGHNQRLMPPHVKAKEILDSGKLGKVLNFRTSFGHPGPEGWSVDGAGSWFFRKEEAIMGAMGDLGVHKSDFIRYLLNDEVSEVAGFISTLHKENTKVDDNATCLLRMKSGAIGTLVASWTQYRAGDNSTVLWCENGVMKIGTVEGDEVIVELTNGTVETYKVGAMATNEKQVPSGVIDAFVESIVTQTPPSISGEEGLRSLQVILAAFESEKTGQIVKL
- a CDS encoding sugar phosphate isomerase/epimerase family protein; translated protein: MKKLNIGLQLFTLRDETAADFRGTLRKVAELGYEGVEFAGYGDIPAEEMKALLDELGLKGFSSHVSLHAMREDLQQQIDYLKTIGAQYMICPYLMPEDRPENAEGWTKLFNELQQYGAEATKQGLIFGYHNHDFEFHGQVGDENAFDAMFAQTTPEAVQVEMDVCWVQFAGQNPIEYINKYAGRLPLLHLKDFSKDEQGQMKTLELGQGSVNLPAVIEAATSAGVEWLIVEQDVCQNPPLESVANSHNWLKENYLNQF